A region of Beijerinckia sp. 28-YEA-48 DNA encodes the following proteins:
- a CDS encoding tripartite tricarboxylate transporter substrate-binding protein, with product MRAKAVFASATLSMAAFVSSASAQSAPTVNLYVGYTAGGGYDVYGRMVGRFMSRHLPGSPTILIQNMPGAGSLRLANWLYSVAPKDGNTFGIVARGVAFDTLLGLPGTNYDATKFTWLGSAANEVSVCVAWHTSKIKTVDQIFSEEWIVGGTGGSADTDQYPKLINGVLGTKMKLVVGYPGGNDVNLAMERGEVQGRCGWSWSSVKSTTPDWIRDKKVNVLMQLSLNKHPDLPNVPLVLDLAKTPLQKGIFQLVFARQVLGRPFLAPPGIPPERAAILRKAFMDTMQDKEFLAETERAKLEITPVSGEEVQKLVADAYAMPPEVIKKTAELLKD from the coding sequence ATGCGCGCTAAGGCTGTATTCGCGTCGGCCACACTGAGCATGGCAGCGTTCGTCTCATCGGCGAGCGCCCAATCAGCACCGACAGTCAATCTTTATGTCGGCTATACAGCCGGCGGTGGTTACGACGTTTATGGCCGAATGGTCGGCCGCTTCATGAGCCGCCACTTGCCGGGTTCGCCGACGATTCTAATTCAGAACATGCCTGGTGCGGGCAGCTTACGTCTTGCCAACTGGCTTTATTCCGTCGCCCCGAAAGACGGCAACACATTCGGCATCGTCGCGCGCGGCGTCGCCTTCGACACTTTGCTTGGCCTGCCAGGCACCAATTACGACGCCACCAAATTCACCTGGCTCGGCAGTGCTGCCAACGAAGTGAGCGTCTGCGTTGCCTGGCACACCAGCAAGATCAAGACCGTCGACCAGATTTTTTCGGAGGAATGGATCGTCGGCGGCACAGGCGGCAGCGCCGACACCGACCAATATCCCAAGCTCATCAACGGCGTTCTCGGCACCAAGATGAAGCTCGTCGTGGGCTATCCCGGCGGCAATGACGTCAACCTCGCGATGGAGCGCGGTGAGGTCCAGGGGCGTTGCGGCTGGTCCTGGTCAAGCGTCAAGTCGACTACGCCCGACTGGATACGGGACAAGAAAGTCAACGTGCTCATGCAGCTGTCCTTGAACAAACATCCCGATCTGCCGAACGTGCCGCTGGTCTTGGATCTGGCCAAGACGCCGTTGCAGAAAGGTATTTTCCAACTGGTTTTTGCCCGTCAGGTTCTGGGACGCCCGTTCCTCGCACCTCCCGGCATTCCGCCCGAACGCGCTGCCATTCTGCGCAAGGCCTTCATGGATACGATGCAGGACAAGGAGTTTCTGGCGGAGACCGAACGCGCCAAGCTGGAAATCACGCCAGTGTCAGGCGAAGAGGTGCAGAAGCTGGTGGCTGATGCCTATGCCATGCCGCCGGAGGTCATCAAGAAGACGGCTGAACTGCTGAAGGACTAA
- a CDS encoding enoyl-CoA hydratase, with translation MSEPRIDYLAKDGVATLTINQPAKMNALTFEMWTAIPDLVARAEEDRSVRLIVLTGAGDKAFCAGADISQFGTKRTGEAAVQAYEVAVLGGMEALTQAKKPVLARIHGIAFGGGLALALCCDLRIASSDSRFRIPAARLGLGYAFSNVEALVHRIGLGPASDMLLSARIVDGAEAERLGLVNKTWPVTGFAAAADEYIAAIATNAPLTLMALKKSLSETAKAHHERDRAGADALVALCFSSEDYKEGQAAFKEKRVPQFKGV, from the coding sequence ATGAGCGAACCACGCATTGATTATCTGGCCAAGGACGGCGTTGCGACGCTGACGATCAATCAGCCGGCGAAGATGAACGCCCTGACCTTTGAAATGTGGACGGCGATCCCGGACCTCGTCGCACGGGCCGAAGAAGATCGCTCAGTCCGTCTGATCGTGTTGACCGGGGCTGGCGATAAGGCCTTCTGCGCCGGTGCCGATATTTCGCAATTTGGCACTAAGCGCACGGGCGAAGCGGCGGTGCAGGCCTATGAAGTGGCCGTGCTTGGTGGCATGGAGGCGTTGACCCAGGCGAAGAAGCCGGTGCTGGCGCGCATCCATGGCATTGCTTTTGGCGGTGGCTTGGCGCTCGCCCTGTGCTGCGATTTGCGCATCGCTTCGTCGGACTCGCGCTTCCGCATTCCAGCCGCTCGCCTCGGTCTGGGCTATGCCTTTTCCAATGTGGAGGCGTTGGTGCATCGCATCGGCCTGGGGCCGGCGAGTGACATGCTGCTCAGCGCGCGCATTGTCGATGGTGCGGAAGCTGAACGGCTTGGTCTTGTCAACAAGACGTGGCCTGTGACGGGTTTCGCTGCCGCCGCCGATGAGTATATCGCCGCGATCGCGACCAATGCACCGCTGACGCTGATGGCGCTTAAGAAGTCGCTGTCGGAAACGGCTAAGGCGCATCACGAGCGTGATCGCGCTGGCGCGGATGCGCTCGTCGCGCTTTGCTTCAGCAGCGAGGATTACAAGGAAGGGCAGGCTGCTTTCAAAGAGAAGCGGGTGCCGCAGTTCAAGGGCGTTTGA
- a CDS encoding porin — MTLTKSLLLGTSAALLAVAGAQAADLPSRKAAPVEYVRVCDAYGAGFYWIPGTDTCLKVGGRVRVDMWYTPAKNAVTHRSTGAAAANTFISSNGVDQNGWYARGIVNMDARTQSAWGTVQTVFALRLMAASGLGNTPPGYTGNVFAAGNGNTASIEAAYIRFAGFTVGQAASNFTFLPPYQYHAMVTAGFPNGIRQLAYTATFGGGFSATIALENRGELGNSTAVNTLAGNPFSATAATAGPIAQRLPALVGNVRVDQSWGSAMLSAAVLENNATFGNAALAVVGNAGPRVSRTGWAVSGGLRVNLPMLAAGDHIQGWVAYGVGALDYVTTTGINSNPPVSANWLGGFLRADKNVTLFCVNAACTVGGAEQTKAWSAAAMFTHYWTPSLRSNLIGSYARIMPGNVTQNTAWANGGLSNATVWTVMGSLIWSPVRNFDIGVELSYSRLNQNLPLSVPVGLGTLASVSPSNWTGRMRVERTF, encoded by the coding sequence ATGACGCTCACCAAGAGCCTTTTGCTCGGTACTTCGGCGGCCCTGCTCGCCGTCGCCGGCGCGCAGGCTGCGGACCTGCCGTCGCGCAAGGCCGCTCCTGTTGAATACGTACGCGTTTGCGACGCTTACGGCGCGGGCTTCTATTGGATTCCCGGCACCGACACCTGCTTGAAGGTCGGCGGCCGCGTCCGTGTCGACATGTGGTACACCCCGGCGAAGAATGCGGTTACGCATCGTTCGACCGGCGCTGCCGCCGCCAACACGTTCATCTCGTCGAACGGCGTTGACCAGAACGGCTGGTATGCTCGCGGTATCGTCAACATGGACGCCCGCACCCAGTCCGCTTGGGGCACCGTGCAGACCGTGTTCGCGCTGCGCCTGATGGCCGCTTCCGGCCTCGGCAACACGCCTCCGGGCTACACCGGCAACGTGTTCGCGGCTGGTAACGGCAACACGGCGTCCATCGAAGCTGCCTACATCCGTTTCGCCGGCTTCACCGTCGGTCAGGCTGCTTCGAACTTCACGTTCCTGCCGCCGTATCAATACCATGCGATGGTGACCGCGGGCTTCCCGAACGGTATCCGTCAGTTGGCTTACACCGCCACCTTCGGCGGCGGCTTCTCGGCGACGATCGCCTTGGAAAACCGGGGTGAGCTGGGCAACTCGACGGCCGTCAACACGCTCGCGGGCAACCCGTTCAGCGCCACGGCAGCGACCGCTGGCCCGATCGCGCAGCGTCTGCCGGCTCTCGTCGGTAACGTCCGCGTCGACCAGTCGTGGGGTTCCGCGATGCTGTCGGCCGCGGTGCTCGAAAACAACGCCACGTTCGGCAACGCCGCTCTTGCGGTTGTCGGCAATGCCGGCCCGCGTGTCAGCCGTACCGGCTGGGCGGTCAGCGGTGGTCTCCGTGTCAACCTGCCGATGCTCGCCGCTGGCGATCACATCCAAGGTTGGGTTGCTTACGGCGTCGGCGCTCTCGACTACGTGACGACCACGGGCATCAACTCGAACCCGCCGGTGTCGGCCAACTGGCTCGGTGGCTTCCTGCGTGCTGACAAGAACGTGACCCTGTTCTGCGTGAACGCGGCATGTACGGTTGGTGGCGCGGAGCAGACCAAGGCTTGGTCGGCTGCTGCCATGTTCACCCACTACTGGACCCCGTCACTGCGTTCGAACTTGATCGGTTCGTATGCGCGCATCATGCCGGGCAACGTCACCCAGAACACGGCTTGGGCCAACGGCGGTCTGTCGAACGCCACCGTCTGGACCGTCATGGGCAGCCTGATCTGGTCGCCGGTGCGTAACTTCGACATCGGTGTCGAGCTCTCGTACTCGCGCCTGAACCAGAACCTGCCGCTTTCGGTTCCGGTCGGTCTCGGTACCCTGGCTTCGGTCAGCCCGAGCAACTGGACGGGTCGTATGCGCGTCGAGCGCACGTTCTAA
- a CDS encoding PhnD/SsuA/transferrin family substrate-binding protein, with product MTINPLPLSIALSNNERTRPVIEGRHQPQGVRLLPTVVHPSEMFWRQLKFAEFDISEMSLSSLFIAVSKGDTRFIGLPIYTARMFFHTRIIVRKDSGIKKPSDLKGKRIGVPEYQQTSAIWSRGVLQHEFGVHARDIDWHMERVPDMSHGGSTGFTPPPGVKINQIPLSTNIGEMLVKGELDGALLYLNERNLVDRSSADVSDICEPLFPNAVAESTRFYQKTGLYPINHAMVIKREVHEKYPWVAVNLYHAFIAAKAEVEKTAQTTLKDYAACGLVAAEPAKLFAANPKGYGLRNSRKVVETVAQYVHEQGLTDRQVGVEEIFAPATLNL from the coding sequence ATGACTATCAATCCCCTGCCCCTCAGCATCGCGCTTTCCAACAACGAGCGGACACGCCCCGTCATCGAGGGACGTCATCAACCACAAGGCGTCCGGCTTCTGCCGACCGTGGTCCATCCTTCGGAAATGTTCTGGCGGCAGCTGAAGTTTGCCGAGTTCGACATTTCGGAAATGTCGCTTTCGTCGCTGTTTATCGCCGTTTCAAAAGGTGACACGCGTTTCATCGGCCTGCCGATCTATACCGCGCGCATGTTCTTTCACACCCGCATCATCGTACGCAAAGACAGCGGCATCAAAAAGCCTTCGGATCTCAAGGGCAAAAGAATTGGCGTTCCCGAATATCAGCAGACGTCGGCAATCTGGTCGCGCGGCGTCTTGCAGCATGAGTTCGGCGTTCACGCCCGCGACATCGACTGGCACATGGAGCGTGTGCCGGACATGAGCCATGGCGGCTCGACGGGCTTCACGCCACCGCCGGGCGTGAAGATCAACCAGATTCCCTTGTCGACCAATATCGGCGAAATGCTGGTGAAGGGCGAACTCGACGGCGCTTTGCTCTATCTCAACGAACGTAATCTGGTTGATCGCAGCAGTGCCGATGTCTCCGACATTTGCGAGCCGTTGTTTCCCAATGCCGTCGCGGAATCGACCCGCTTCTATCAAAAGACCGGCCTCTATCCGATCAACCACGCCATGGTGATCAAACGCGAGGTGCACGAGAAATATCCCTGGGTGGCAGTGAACCTCTACCACGCCTTCATCGCCGCCAAGGCCGAGGTCGAGAAGACGGCCCAAACGACCTTGAAAGACTATGCCGCCTGCGGCCTGGTCGCCGCCGAGCCGGCCAAACTGTTTGCCGCCAATCCCAAAGGCTATGGGCTGCGCAACAGCCGCAAGGTCGTCGAAACCGTCGCGCAATATGTGCACGAACAAGGCCTTACGGATCGGCAGGTCGGTGTCGAGGAGATATTCGCACCGGCGACGCTGAACCTATAA
- a CDS encoding NAD(P)/FAD-dependent oxidoreductase, with protein sequence MTADIDCLVIGAGVVGLAIARALARAGREVVVVERERGIGQGVSSRNSEVIHAGIYYQPGSLKAQLCIAGRRQLYAFCADHHVPHARCGKIIVAASAEQREALLAIAARAHANGAIDVREIGRDEMKAMEPEIEGVMGLASPSTGIVDTHALMLALEGDAAMHGASTAFATPFLGAVRSGAHLSVRLGGDDACEMAVNTCVLAAGLASPRLARSIDGVARASIPEPHFAKGNYFTLGRRSPFSRLIYPVPEPGGLGTHLTIDLAGRARFGPDVEWLETQDDLAIDYAVDPARAEKFYRAIRRYWPGLQDGELLPDYSGVRPKIVPQGAPEADFVIQGEDAHGVHGLIALYGIESPGLTSALAIAERVADMVAAEARA encoded by the coding sequence TTGACCGCGGATATCGACTGTCTGGTGATCGGCGCCGGCGTTGTTGGCCTCGCCATCGCGCGAGCGCTGGCGCGTGCCGGCCGCGAGGTCGTGGTGGTCGAGCGAGAGCGTGGCATCGGGCAAGGCGTGTCGTCGCGTAACAGCGAGGTCATCCACGCGGGCATTTATTACCAGCCGGGTTCATTGAAGGCGCAGCTTTGCATCGCTGGGCGCCGGCAGCTTTATGCCTTCTGCGCCGATCATCATGTGCCACATGCGCGGTGCGGTAAGATCATCGTGGCCGCGAGCGCTGAACAGCGTGAGGCTTTGTTGGCCATCGCGGCGCGAGCTCATGCCAATGGTGCGATCGATGTGCGCGAGATCGGCCGCGACGAGATGAAGGCGATGGAACCGGAGATCGAAGGCGTCATGGGGCTTGCCTCGCCTTCGACCGGCATTGTCGATACCCATGCGCTGATGCTGGCGCTGGAGGGTGATGCGGCGATGCATGGCGCCAGCACGGCTTTCGCGACGCCGTTTCTGGGGGCTGTACGATCTGGCGCGCATCTTTCCGTGCGGCTTGGCGGCGACGATGCCTGTGAGATGGCGGTCAATACCTGCGTTCTGGCCGCGGGCCTGGCTTCGCCGCGCCTAGCCCGATCAATCGATGGCGTCGCGCGCGCCTCTATTCCCGAGCCGCATTTCGCCAAGGGCAATTACTTCACTCTGGGGCGCCGCTCGCCGTTTTCGCGGCTGATCTATCCGGTGCCGGAGCCCGGCGGCCTTGGCACCCATTTGACCATCGATCTGGCGGGACGGGCGCGGTTCGGTCCTGATGTTGAATGGCTCGAGACACAGGATGATCTGGCGATCGACTATGCGGTCGATCCGGCGCGTGCCGAAAAGTTCTACCGCGCTATCCGGCGGTATTGGCCGGGCTTGCAGGACGGTGAATTGCTGCCGGATTACTCTGGCGTACGGCCGAAGATCGTGCCGCAAGGCGCGCCGGAAGCCGATTTCGTCATCCAAGGCGAAGACGCCCATGGTGTGCACGGGCTCATCGCGCTCTATGGTATCGAAAGTCCCGGATTGACCAGCGCGCTTGCCATTGCCGAACGCGTTGCCGACATGGTTGCAGCAGAGGCGAGGGCATGA
- a CDS encoding DUF2336 domain-containing protein — protein MAQRSRAAGALARAYLVSELSEADRADALVAMAVLLDDPSSSVRRELAVALATSADAPHHIITALAADQLEVALPILQRSPVLAESDLIDLVATASAEAQVVIARRSSVMPMLRALLAEVGGRDAVLAIIDARLSDAVLTRLVDRFATDGEVREAILQLPDLPADLRARLVGATAQALSDFVAGCAWLPQDRLARLAREACERGAVIIASDSDYRADDLRRLVRHLRDSRQLTAALLLRSLLSGDRLLLEVSLAELSGFSAERVAGLVRLWKGAGFRALFARSGLPDWLIVPIKAALAALDEFGIEDSYGHTGALRLGMIEPVLAACEAQRDPALRPVVATLRRFQGEAVREEARQAVQTMARVAGPEFTAAIRPVYARQPIEIDLKAIEAELFCDAA, from the coding sequence GTGGCGCAACGTTCGCGTGCCGCTGGTGCCCTGGCGCGCGCCTATCTCGTTTCCGAGCTGAGCGAGGCGGATCGCGCCGATGCGTTGGTGGCGATGGCGGTTCTGCTGGATGACCCATCGTCGTCGGTGCGCCGGGAGCTTGCGGTGGCGCTGGCGACATCGGCTGATGCGCCCCATCACATTATCACGGCTCTTGCGGCCGATCAGCTGGAGGTGGCCTTGCCGATCCTCCAGCGCTCGCCCGTGTTGGCGGAAAGCGATCTGATCGATCTTGTGGCCACGGCCAGCGCCGAGGCGCAGGTGGTGATCGCGCGGCGGTCCAGCGTGATGCCGATGCTGCGGGCCCTGCTGGCGGAAGTCGGCGGGCGCGACGCTGTTTTGGCGATCATCGATGCGCGCCTGAGCGATGCCGTGCTGACGCGGCTGGTCGATCGCTTCGCTACCGATGGCGAAGTCCGGGAAGCCATTCTTCAATTGCCCGATCTGCCCGCGGATCTGCGCGCCCGCCTTGTCGGCGCGACAGCGCAGGCGTTGTCGGATTTCGTCGCCGGCTGTGCGTGGCTGCCGCAGGATCGGTTGGCGCGGCTGGCGCGCGAGGCTTGCGAACGTGGCGCGGTGATCATTGCCAGCGATAGCGATTATAGAGCCGATGACCTGCGCCGGCTGGTTCGACATTTACGTGACAGCCGGCAATTGACGGCGGCCCTGTTGCTTCGGTCGCTTCTCTCTGGCGACCGGCTGCTGCTTGAGGTGTCGCTGGCGGAGCTGTCGGGTTTCTCGGCTGAGCGCGTCGCCGGCCTGGTGCGGCTCTGGAAGGGGGCCGGCTTCCGGGCGCTGTTCGCCCGGTCAGGTTTGCCTGACTGGCTGATCGTTCCGATCAAGGCGGCGCTCGCCGCGCTCGACGAATTTGGTATCGAAGATAGTTATGGTCATACCGGCGCTCTGCGGCTTGGTATGATTGAGCCGGTCCTGGCGGCCTGCGAGGCTCAGCGTGATCCGGCTCTGCGTCCGGTCGTTGCCACATTGCGGCGATTTCAGGGCGAGGCGGTGCGCGAGGAGGCCCGACAGGCGGTTCAGACGATGGCGCGGGTGGCTGGGCCGGAGTTTACGGCCGCCATTCGCCCGGTTTATGCGCGCCAACCCATCGAAATTGACCTGAAAGCGATCGAAGCCGAGCTTTTTTGCGATGCAGCATGA